One window from the genome of Leishmania panamensis strain MHOM/PA/94/PSC-1 chromosome 13 sequence encodes:
- a CDS encoding hypothetical protein (TriTrypDB/GeneDB-style sysID: LpmP.13.0200) — MKKLFGSRNSANTSSPTPRTTAAAVDSNKRDELYEAAVGDGKGGVLNKDGDMSGSTMTDAASIYTGGRQGLDPAKRHGSCYIGGTNGRCGTCGLSKIACNCQTCHCCGRFLMSPSSRRHCRQCWRATCADCSTSVRTNDFMGGRVTLTCNFCAVPKALCFVTQMRYSSYDAVGAVDLTMGNGAVRNDDVGAKPPQANMRAAMEPCTFRWGVYALGCAIESPRRCINPSCPAPLSYAEVCVRCKMPTVVMTFHDQRHIVMQNTSVEGKRPDANDSSVRMVEAVEDAVRSAYDNMATSRTSADEEEIFASALPSGMETQLFSSALSGPAVRKVLLSLVACYIAGESSGTPCVSLALTDLPLYGRLLRPTNVTELFTVFDGPGRTRFISFSSGTTRRPALHQVLGTRMVPRELWSNATMKKENVVGKVVGGKEAARKGGLNTNVATWTMRAGLLAYMAEDNIMDRVQSLALRIVKSSSEVVICGHGVGGAAAAWLTTCLLLENTPETRDRLMCVTFGAPLIASQSLSEVLVKNDLAKNFHHFVYGSDMVPRLCYVDSLLLSGNTAGCTLSVGLEEEAASGRRVQECTAAWVALHEEPHNPADIAQAMAEIGDDNLSLTNFSSSAQQAPIEGPIDAAPPDKKELSKQPTQPADTAARTAATAMGDLFLQSREPFGNTSVRTVHKGDEDAQGAVVAGHFNVRDADFKYFSSQQHRDRQVMDPFGFYHFLWHPRKKYMCTDDPKTIIAMLSDRTELRIQLSDHLLSSYNKGMLEYMYSACPE, encoded by the coding sequence ATGAAGAAGCTCTTCGGGTCGCGCAACAGCGCCAATACGTCAAGCCCGACGCCGAGgaccacggcagcagcggtagacTCCAACAAGCGCGATGAGCTCTATGAGGCGGCCGTGGGCGACGGCAAGGGCGGCGTGCTGAATAAAGATGGCGACATGTCCGGCTCAACGATGACCGATGCAGCCTCCATCTATACCGGCGGCCGCCAAGGCCTCGACCCTGCCAAGCGGCACGGCTCCTGCTATATAGGCGGAACCAatggccgctgcggcacgtgCGGGCTGTCGAAGATTGCATGCAACTGCCAGacctgccactgctgtggcCGCTTCCTCATGTCGCCGTCGAGCCGCCGTCACTGCCGGCAATGCTGGCGTGCCACGTGCGCCGACTGCAGCACGAGCGTGCGTACGAACGACTTCATGGGCGGCCGGGTGACGCTCACCTGCAACTTCTGCGCCGTGCCCAAGGCACTGTGCTTCGTTACGCAGATGCGGTACAGCTCGTACGATGCGGTAGGCGCGGTGGACCTGACAATGGGGAATGGGGCTGTCAGGAACGACGACGTGGGCGCAAAACCCCCGCAGGCGAACATGCGAGCCGCGATGGAGCCGTGCACCTTCCGCTGGGGCGTGTACGCGCTCGGGTGCGCGATCGAGTCcccgcggcgctgcatcaACCCATCCTGCCCCGCCCCACTCTCCTACGCCGAGGTGTGCGTCAGGTGCAAGATGCCGACCGTCGTCATGACGTTTCATGATCAGCGCCACATTGTGATGCAGAACACGTCGGTGGAAGGAAAGCGCCCCGATGCCAACGACTCGTCGGTCAGgatggtggaggcggtggaggatGCGGTGCGCTCCGCGTACGACAACATGGCGACCTCCCGCACCTCTGCCGATGAGGAGGAAATCTTTgcttctgcgctgccgtcggGGATGGAGACGCAGCTGTTTTCCTCCGCTCTCAGCGGCCCTGCCGTGCGTAaggtgctgctctccctgGTGGCGTGCTACATTGCCGGGGAGTCGTCGGGGACGCCGTGCGTCTCGCTGGCCTTGACTGATCTCCCCCTCTACGGGAGACTGCTGCGACCGACCAACGTAACGGAGCTTTTCACTGTCTTTGATGGACCGGGCCGCACGCGCTtcatctccttcagctccggCACCACCCGGCGGCCTGCCTTGCATCAGGTGCTGGGCACGCGCATGGTGCCTCGGGAGCTGTGGAGCAACGCTACGATGAAGAAGGAGAATGTGGTGGGCAAGGTTGTGGGGggcaaggaggcggcgcgcaAGGGAGGGCTGAACACCAATGTGGCGACGTGGACCATGCGGGCGGGCCTCCTTGCCTACATGGCCGAGGACAACATAATGGATCGCGTGCAGAGCCTCGCGCTGCGCATAGTGAAAAGCAGTAGTGAAGTGGTGATTTGCGGCCACGGTGTCGggggtgccgccgccgcctggctGACGAcgtgcctgctgctggagaacaCGCCCGAGACGCGTGATCGGCTGATGTGCGTGACGTTCGGCGCGCCGCTCATCGCTAGCCAATCCCTGTCGGAAGTCCTCGTCAAAAACGACCTCGCCAAGAACTTCCACCACTTTGTGTACGGCAGCGACATGGTGCCGCGGCTCTGCTACGTGGATTCGTTGCTGCTTTCTGGCAACACGGCCGGCTGCACCTTGTCTGTGgggctggaggaggaagccgcctcggggaggagggtgcagGAGTGCACCGCTGCGTGGGTCGCTTTGCATGAGGAGCCTCATAACCCCGCGGATATAGCCCAGGCGATGGCGGAGATCGGAGATGACAACTTATCCCTCACCAACTTTTCGTCGAGCGCGCAGCAGGCCCCCATAGAGGGGCCAATTGATGCCGCGCCCCCTGACAAGAAGGAGTTGTCGAAGCAGCCGACGCAACCGGCGGACACGGCCgcccgcaccgccgcgactGCGATGGGTGACCTCTTCCTGCAAAGCCGCGAGCCGTTCGGCAACACCTCCGTTCGCACCGTGCACAAAGGAGACGAGGACGCGCAAGGCGCCGTGGTGGCCGGCCACTTCAACGTGCGCGACGCGGACTTTAAGTACTTctcgtcgcagcagcaccgcgacaGGCAGGTGATGGATCCGTTCGGCTTCTACCATTTCTTGTGGCACCCACGCAAGAAGTACATGTGCACGGACGACCCGAAGACCATCATTGCTATGCTGTCGGACCGGACGGAGCTGCGCATTCAGCTGAGCGATCACTTGCTGAGCTCGTACAACAAGGGCATGCTGGAGTACATGTACTCTGCGTGCCCGGAATAG